One window from the genome of Alkalihalobacillus sp. LMS6 encodes:
- a CDS encoding NAD(P)/FAD-dependent oxidoreductase, with product MKRQQVYDLIIIGAGFSGLSAAVEAEKQQMNYGVLEATEKAGGKVSSYQPDGKGWYFEEGAQFVNEDMNELVTWIKQAGGELRETDKNPTAVSILANTKQTLGSMMAENQNANPSFSLEALRGKEGHSIADVYKELVDDPDKFAVLESFLTQFLNQDPEKLSAYAALDTKERFQSEKSDDTHQSSMPLSDVIDYQLSRLTGDIRYQQLVESIDKTSAGYAVHTSTDTYFAEKIVLALPPTVARNITLPEEIQNQFQDALKSYSNGAVIKIQFVYDHRFWHQVTFNGGKMRIGSMIWTDPKGISVMDSSKKNENYGVLTMFIGGEKAEQLKNATRDELLAVASRLLEDVLGTEAQTYLDAHYGMWVHHPYVGGGFSASILAGEHGDAAALLRKGTDTFTFASSECAEAFPSFMEGALRAGQAAVKRLRGIES from the coding sequence ATGAAAAGACAACAGGTTTACGATTTAATCATTATTGGGGCTGGTTTTTCAGGTCTATCAGCAGCGGTAGAAGCGGAAAAGCAGCAGATGAACTATGGCGTTCTTGAAGCGACAGAAAAGGCTGGAGGGAAAGTGTCGTCGTATCAACCTGATGGAAAAGGATGGTATTTTGAAGAAGGCGCTCAGTTTGTGAACGAAGACATGAACGAGCTTGTGACTTGGATTAAACAAGCTGGCGGGGAGCTAAGGGAAACAGATAAGAATCCAACAGCGGTATCAATTCTAGCGAATACCAAACAGACGTTAGGCTCTATGATGGCGGAAAATCAAAACGCAAATCCATCCTTTTCTCTTGAAGCGCTGAGAGGAAAAGAAGGTCATTCGATAGCGGATGTGTATAAGGAACTCGTTGATGATCCAGACAAATTTGCTGTCTTGGAAAGCTTTCTGACCCAGTTTCTGAATCAAGACCCAGAAAAATTGAGTGCATATGCGGCGCTGGATACTAAAGAACGATTTCAATCTGAAAAGAGTGATGATACGCACCAGTCTTCAATGCCCTTATCGGATGTTATTGATTATCAACTTTCGCGCTTAACAGGCGACATCCGTTACCAGCAACTTGTGGAATCGATTGACAAAACAAGCGCTGGATATGCCGTACACACATCAACCGATACTTATTTTGCAGAAAAGATCGTTCTGGCTTTGCCGCCAACGGTTGCTAGGAACATAACGTTACCGGAAGAGATTCAAAACCAATTTCAAGATGCTTTAAAGAGCTACTCGAACGGAGCGGTAATAAAAATTCAGTTTGTCTATGATCATCGCTTCTGGCATCAAGTGACGTTTAATGGTGGAAAAATGCGAATTGGTAGCATGATTTGGACTGATCCTAAAGGAATAAGCGTGATGGATTCTTCTAAGAAAAACGAGAATTATGGCGTGCTGACGATGTTTATTGGTGGAGAAAAAGCGGAACAGCTTAAGAACGCTACACGGGACGAGTTGCTTGCCGTTGCATCCCGATTGTTAGAAGACGTTTTAGGTACAGAGGCACAGACCTACTTAGATGCCCACTACGGAATGTGGGTACATCATCCATACGTGGGCGGTGGATTTAGCGCAAGCATTTTAGCCGGTGAACATGGGGACGCGGCCGCATTATTGCGAAAAGGAACAGACACATTCACGTTTGCAAGCAGTGAATGTGCAGAAGCATTTCCATCTTTTATGGAAGGCGCTTTGCGAGCGGGGCAAGCTGCCGTTAAGCGATTGCGGGGAATCGAATCATGA
- a CDS encoding PadR family transcriptional regulator: protein MSRTQMLKGILDACVMTVIKEEEVYGYELALRLQEVGLPEISDGTIYPVLLRLQKKGFISSTMKDSPSGPKRKYYSLTKEGEEELKAIVEQWNAIVTPVNELLGR, encoded by the coding sequence ATGTCAAGAACGCAAATGCTTAAAGGGATTTTAGATGCTTGTGTCATGACCGTTATAAAAGAGGAAGAAGTGTATGGCTATGAACTTGCTTTAAGGCTCCAAGAGGTCGGACTTCCAGAAATAAGCGATGGCACAATCTATCCCGTTTTACTTCGACTCCAGAAGAAAGGGTTTATCAGCAGCACGATGAAAGACTCGCCTTCTGGACCAAAGCGTAAATACTATTCTCTAACTAAAGAAGGCGAAGAGGAGCTTAAAGCTATTGTTGAACAGTGGAATGCGATTGTCACCCCTGTAAATGAACTTCTTGGAAGGTAG
- a CDS encoding DUF1129 family protein: protein MTHTEALIEANNQKREVLTEENKQIYEDFLMYLRTDIRIAEQEAEEVLMDILDHLLDAEKEGKSAPHLFGDDPKAYAEELIAHLPKEKKRHWFGLLGGALAHTLAFLFVLQGILYGVLPFFTEIDQTIALGNTLVTGLYVLVSIPLAIVVLFALIRQSLFKQNQKNSERWVTIKAGVYGMLLFLPLLLFYMLVPDFGPVIEIDWWIYLSVAVVLYLGTKLFKKRRSN, encoded by the coding sequence ATGACGCACACAGAGGCTTTAATAGAAGCAAATAACCAAAAGCGAGAAGTGTTAACAGAAGAAAATAAGCAAATTTACGAAGATTTTTTAATGTATTTACGAACTGATATCCGAATTGCGGAACAAGAGGCAGAAGAAGTGCTCATGGATATACTTGATCACTTGTTAGATGCAGAAAAAGAGGGGAAATCAGCTCCCCATCTTTTCGGAGATGATCCAAAAGCGTACGCAGAAGAACTCATTGCACACTTACCGAAAGAAAAGAAGAGACATTGGTTTGGATTATTGGGTGGTGCGCTAGCTCATACACTTGCATTTCTATTTGTACTACAAGGTATTTTGTATGGGGTCTTGCCATTCTTTACGGAAATCGATCAAACCATTGCTTTAGGAAATACGCTTGTAACCGGGCTTTATGTACTTGTATCAATTCCGCTTGCTATCGTTGTTCTTTTCGCTCTAATTCGCCAGTCCTTATTTAAACAAAATCAAAAAAATAGCGAGAGATGGGTCACAATAAAAGCAGGCGTGTATGGCATGCTTTTGTTTCTTCCTCTTCTCCTATTTTATATGCTTGTACCTGATTTTGGACCGGTTATAGAGATCGATTGGTGGATCTATCTCAGTGTAGCGGTTGTATTATATTTAGGGACAAAGCTATTTAAAAAAAGAAGAAGTAACTGA
- a CDS encoding YhgE/Pip domain-containing protein, whose amino-acid sequence MFKKEWAYIKDHKMLMLIIAGLLVVPVMYAAVFLKGVWDPYGQLDDLPVAVVNEDVAASFEGNELHIGDELVENLQDNDQFDWQFVDRDRAMSGIDVGDFYMVIVVPEYFSERATTALDEDPQEMELEYYTSAGQNFIAEQIVGTAASTVEQQVAETVSREYIATLFDVLAELADGFAEAADGADELEEGGEDLFNNLDTLASNTLTFQDGLDEAENGSNAIATNLSDLVSGSIELRDGVDTYTSAVEMVTSGAIAYTDATDTLASGASQFVAGAEQLANGTMAYTNSVEGALAEVEPALLQLRTPVAEAQATLAALNESNSLVLDYTNGVTTLTEGVGTYTTGVSLLTSGVAETAETVVDVSNGLHLRLQDTSGLENVSESLISGSQSVQTGLDTLAPGLVDVQSGLSSFSTEVQQFNDDIADLASMSASAYGRLEERLDEVEAPEITETVQALTLLQDELNAQNVGSASAPSLSGLIQLVNEVDAELGSIDQRVAEGKAEHDAQTIRAIQESDVDLTDEQRATLISEISQVQSEQVLPTVVSESRERIERLLSEVNGIEGTFAGLDELADSLTRMESSVESGIQSLEGIEAQVADTKESIADAVLETVGEVNRRIQTVAGASEQMANGLDQLDVSTQALVEGAEALQPGATAVAEGVESASTEMLALAENAEAIQSQLTSVRDGANEVLASLATLDEGGAALQEGASSLEGATESIADTAEGFIGASDGLSAQANAGLQLLNQFEAGTDLLQDAGSTLRAGSSELQQQGQTLTSGAQALTEEGETLANGAAALSGTGAELTDGADTLATGSPELQSGAETLEEALGELYEGSGSLYDGTIEIQEGSTDIIDGADELAVTLQDAADDIRNENKEDGNAEMMAHPTTLDQTKVTEVPNYGHGLAPYMMSVGLFVGAVIFCILFPIKEPVVTPTSGIMWWLSKFSILAFVSFFQAVIMIGIMVSLVGLEPVDTPRTFLVAIVTSFAFMSMVHFFSVLLGNVGRFIMLILMTIQLGGAAGTFPIELSNSFFQAVHPYLPMTHSVNAFREAISIGGTAWFEMTILLVLFVAFHVFTIIYYTFSAKKRQEEASEEELQAQT is encoded by the coding sequence ATGTTTAAAAAGGAATGGGCTTATATAAAGGATCACAAGATGCTGATGTTGATCATTGCGGGATTGCTTGTTGTACCGGTGATGTATGCGGCGGTATTTTTAAAAGGGGTTTGGGACCCGTACGGACAATTAGATGACTTGCCTGTAGCGGTTGTGAATGAAGATGTTGCTGCATCATTTGAAGGAAATGAGCTTCATATTGGTGATGAGCTGGTTGAAAATTTACAGGATAATGATCAATTTGATTGGCAGTTTGTTGATCGAGACAGGGCAATGTCTGGAATTGATGTAGGCGATTTTTATATGGTCATTGTGGTTCCTGAATATTTCTCAGAACGTGCCACGACAGCGTTAGATGAAGATCCTCAAGAGATGGAGCTGGAGTATTATACATCAGCGGGACAAAATTTTATTGCGGAACAAATTGTTGGTACCGCAGCGAGTACAGTTGAGCAGCAAGTTGCCGAAACGGTTTCTCGAGAATACATAGCAACATTATTTGATGTGTTGGCTGAATTAGCGGATGGCTTTGCGGAAGCTGCAGATGGTGCAGATGAATTGGAAGAAGGGGGCGAGGACCTTTTTAACAATTTGGATACACTTGCATCGAATACGCTAACGTTTCAAGATGGGCTCGATGAAGCGGAAAATGGTTCAAATGCGATTGCGACCAATTTATCGGATTTGGTGAGCGGTTCGATTGAGCTTCGTGATGGTGTAGACACCTATACGTCGGCTGTTGAAATGGTGACATCTGGAGCAATTGCTTATACAGATGCGACGGATACGTTAGCTAGTGGTGCGTCGCAGTTCGTGGCAGGCGCAGAGCAATTGGCAAATGGGACAATGGCTTATACCAACTCGGTTGAGGGGGCGTTAGCGGAAGTCGAGCCTGCGCTCTTACAGCTTAGAACGCCTGTCGCTGAGGCACAGGCGACGTTGGCGGCACTTAATGAGAGCAATAGTCTTGTGCTGGATTATACGAATGGAGTCACGACATTAACAGAAGGTGTTGGCACGTACACGACTGGCGTATCGTTGCTGACAAGTGGTGTGGCAGAGACTGCTGAAACGGTCGTTGATGTGAGTAATGGCTTACATCTTCGTTTGCAAGATACGAGTGGATTGGAGAATGTTAGTGAATCGCTCATTAGTGGGAGTCAATCTGTACAAACGGGTTTAGATACGCTTGCTCCTGGCTTAGTTGACGTGCAAAGTGGGTTATCTAGTTTTTCAACTGAGGTGCAGCAATTCAATGATGATATAGCGGATCTCGCGTCAATGAGCGCTTCGGCTTATGGTCGTCTAGAGGAACGTTTGGATGAGGTAGAGGCACCTGAGATTACAGAGACTGTACAGGCGTTAACTTTATTGCAGGATGAGCTGAACGCGCAAAACGTGGGAAGCGCAAGTGCTCCTTCCTTAAGTGGCTTGATCCAATTGGTAAATGAAGTGGATGCTGAATTAGGTTCAATTGACCAGCGTGTAGCGGAAGGAAAAGCAGAGCATGATGCGCAAACGATTCGTGCGATTCAGGAGAGTGATGTTGATTTAACGGACGAACAGCGAGCTACGTTAATTTCAGAGATTTCACAGGTTCAAAGTGAACAAGTGCTTCCAACTGTTGTGAGTGAAAGCCGAGAGCGCATCGAACGACTGTTGTCAGAAGTGAACGGAATAGAAGGAACATTTGCAGGGTTAGATGAACTTGCTGATTCGCTCACTCGTATGGAGTCAAGCGTTGAGAGCGGGATTCAGTCGCTAGAAGGAATAGAAGCACAAGTGGCAGATACAAAAGAGTCGATTGCTGATGCAGTTCTAGAAACAGTTGGTGAGGTGAATCGTCGCATTCAAACGGTGGCTGGTGCATCAGAGCAAATGGCAAACGGCCTTGATCAGCTTGACGTCTCAACGCAAGCGCTTGTAGAAGGAGCGGAGGCGTTGCAACCTGGAGCGACGGCTGTGGCGGAAGGTGTTGAATCGGCATCAACAGAGATGCTGGCTTTAGCGGAAAATGCAGAGGCAATTCAGTCGCAATTAACATCCGTTCGTGATGGGGCGAATGAAGTATTAGCTTCATTGGCAACGTTAGATGAAGGGGGCGCCGCATTACAAGAAGGTGCTTCTTCGCTTGAAGGCGCGACAGAGTCGATTGCGGATACAGCAGAAGGCTTTATTGGTGCAAGTGATGGCTTAAGTGCACAAGCAAACGCTGGTTTACAGCTGTTGAATCAATTTGAAGCTGGAACCGATCTGCTTCAAGATGCTGGTTCCACCTTACGTGCTGGAAGTTCGGAATTGCAACAGCAAGGCCAAACACTGACTTCGGGAGCACAAGCTTTAACGGAAGAAGGCGAAACGCTAGCAAATGGTGCGGCGGCACTCAGTGGCACTGGAGCAGAGCTAACAGATGGGGCAGATACGTTGGCGACGGGTTCACCAGAACTGCAGTCGGGAGCTGAGACTTTAGAAGAAGCATTAGGAGAATTATATGAAGGCTCTGGATCTCTTTACGATGGGACCATTGAGATTCAAGAAGGTTCTACAGATATTATTGATGGAGCGGATGAGCTGGCGGTAACATTACAAGATGCGGCGGACGACATTCGAAACGAAAATAAAGAAGACGGCAATGCGGAGATGATGGCACATCCGACAACGCTTGATCAAACAAAAGTGACAGAAGTACCGAATTATGGTCACGGATTAGCTCCATATATGATGAGTGTTGGTTTGTTCGTTGGCGCAGTGATTTTCTGCATTCTGTTCCCAATCAAAGAACCAGTGGTTACACCAACGTCAGGAATAATGTGGTGGTTATCGAAGTTTAGCATTTTAGCATTTGTATCGTTTTTCCAGGCGGTCATTATGATCGGGATTATGGTTTCCTTAGTCGGATTGGAACCAGTTGATACACCGCGAACCTTCCTAGTCGCGATAGTCACGTCATTTGCGTTTATGTCGATGGTCCACTTCTTTTCCGTCTTACTTGGAAATGTTGGCCGATTCATTATGCTTATCTTGATGACGATTCAACTTGGCGGAGCCGCAGGGACATTCCCAATTGAATTATCGAACAGCTTTTTCCAGGCGGTTCATCCATATTTGCCGATGACCCATTCTGTAAATGCCTTCCGGGAGGCGATTTCCATAGGGGGCACGGCTTGGTTTGAAATGACGATTCTACTCGTTCTCTTTGTTGCTTTCCATGTGTTCACGATTATCTATTACACGTTTTCGGCTAAGAAGCGTCAAGAGGAAGCGTCGGAAGAAGAGTTGCAAGCCCAGACATAA
- a CDS encoding GNAT family N-acetyltransferase, whose translation MDIQAITTDSDELAHLKAIYLDSFPPEERLDFEQLLAKQQAGKGRFLGFYKEEALVGMMYYAEYEEILYIFYFAIDSNHQSKGYGKQMLAYMLERFSKHKIILLVEEIDEKADNYAQRVRRKNFYLRNGFAENAQYVVALGNDFEMLHRQGRPAYVSDYEKVQTYYYRDDQ comes from the coding sequence ATGGACATTCAGGCGATTACAACTGACAGCGATGAACTTGCACATCTTAAAGCGATCTATCTAGACTCATTTCCACCAGAGGAGCGGTTGGATTTTGAGCAATTGCTAGCTAAACAACAAGCTGGAAAAGGTCGTTTTCTCGGCTTTTATAAAGAAGAAGCTTTGGTTGGGATGATGTATTATGCCGAGTATGAGGAGATTCTCTATATCTTTTACTTTGCTATTGATTCAAACCATCAATCGAAAGGCTATGGAAAACAGATGCTTGCGTATATGCTTGAACGATTTAGCAAGCATAAAATCATCCTTTTAGTAGAAGAAATAGATGAAAAAGCGGATAATTATGCGCAAAGAGTGAGAAGGAAGAACTTCTATTTACGCAATGGCTTTGCGGAAAATGCGCAATATGTGGTCGCACTAGGAAATGACTTTGAGATGCTTCATCGTCAAGGGCGTCCCGCATATGTATCTGATTATGAAAAAGTTCAAACGTATTACTATCGTGACGACCAATAA
- a CDS encoding type I restriction endonuclease, which translates to MEGFIEKIKHLSKRLSTLKDNITTEEATKTSIIMPFFQTLGYDVFNPEEFLPEFIADVGIKKGEKVDFAIMSEGKPLILIEAKSITEALQNHDSQLFRYFGTTSAKFAILTNGIIYRFYTDLDEQNKMDSVPFFEFNLAELKESSLIELAKFRKGSFDLNKIFDTASDLKYSNKIKKLFDELWEHPSEDFTSFIVSQVYSGRKTKAVLDNFEVIVKKSFKQYINELVNDKINAALKSTSTPHEQEEPKTLEELPVMEEPEIVTTEEEIEGYAIAKMLLKDTIEDERIFYRDNKSYFNILIDNTIRRWICRLYLNGTNKMVQFNDEERTTATLEKIADLENYKEKLIEVVEGLAVKNG; encoded by the coding sequence ATGGAAGGTTTTATCGAAAAAATCAAACATTTATCAAAGCGCTTGAGCACATTGAAGGACAATATCACTACGGAAGAAGCGACGAAAACATCTATTATTATGCCGTTCTTTCAAACGTTAGGATACGATGTCTTTAATCCTGAGGAATTTCTTCCTGAATTTATTGCAGACGTGGGCATTAAGAAAGGTGAGAAAGTAGATTTTGCGATTATGAGTGAGGGCAAACCGTTGATTCTTATTGAAGCTAAATCCATTACGGAAGCTTTACAAAATCATGATTCGCAATTGTTTCGATATTTCGGTACAACTTCAGCAAAGTTTGCAATCTTAACGAATGGTATTATTTATCGTTTTTATACAGATTTAGATGAACAGAATAAGATGGATTCCGTTCCATTCTTTGAATTTAATCTTGCTGAACTAAAAGAGTCAAGCTTGATTGAATTAGCTAAATTTCGCAAAGGTAGTTTTGATTTAAATAAGATATTTGATACGGCTTCTGACTTGAAATATTCTAATAAAATAAAGAAGTTATTTGATGAGTTGTGGGAACATCCAAGCGAGGATTTTACGAGTTTCATCGTTTCACAAGTCTATAGTGGACGCAAGACAAAAGCTGTGCTAGATAATTTTGAGGTCATTGTAAAAAAATCTTTTAAACAGTACATTAATGAACTTGTTAATGACAAAATTAACGCTGCATTGAAATCAACCTCCACTCCACATGAACAAGAAGAACCTAAAACATTGGAAGAGTTACCTGTAATGGAAGAGCCTGAAATTGTGACGACAGAGGAAGAGATTGAAGGTTATGCCATTGCCAAGATGCTATTAAAAGACACAATTGAAGACGAACGTATTTTCTATCGAGACAATAAAAGCTATTTCAACATTCTGATTGATAATACAATTCGCCGTTGGATATGCAGATTATATTTAAATGGAACCAATAAAATGGTGCAATTTAATGATGAGGAGCGTACAACGGCTACACTTGAGAAAATTGCGGATCTGGAAAATTATAAAGAAAAACTTATTGAAGTAGTAGAGGGTCTTGCGGTTAAGAATGGTTAA
- a CDS encoding PAS domain-containing protein, whose amino-acid sequence MLIIRSIANKELLFEALDYTRAGVLITDPQQEDNPIIYANQGFFDMTGYSAAEIMGQNCRFLQGAETDKQEVMKLKQAIEKRESSSVILYNYTKDGTGFWNSLTVDHLYIEKEDQHFFIGVQKDVTHEKEIEASLLESQQEIESLACPIVPVIEGIAVLPLIGKMNRERFSRVLTVTTDAIVKKKLKQIIVDLSGLTHVDDAILVDLSTLQNVIRLQGANLVVTGISPEMILHSLQTNELLYMTLHTEKSVQDVISKYVVWKDTK is encoded by the coding sequence GTGCTTATCATACGATCTATAGCAAACAAAGAACTTTTATTTGAAGCATTAGATTATACACGTGCGGGTGTCTTAATTACCGATCCGCAGCAAGAAGATAATCCAATTATTTATGCCAATCAAGGCTTTTTTGATATGACTGGTTATTCAGCCGCAGAGATTATGGGGCAAAATTGTCGCTTTCTCCAAGGGGCAGAGACCGATAAGCAAGAAGTAATGAAGTTAAAGCAAGCGATTGAAAAAAGAGAATCGAGTTCAGTCATTCTCTATAATTATACAAAAGACGGCACAGGCTTCTGGAATAGTCTCACCGTTGATCACTTATATATCGAAAAAGAAGATCAACACTTTTTCATCGGCGTACAAAAAGACGTCACCCATGAAAAGGAAATCGAAGCATCTCTTCTAGAATCTCAACAGGAAATCGAGAGCTTGGCATGTCCAATCGTTCCCGTTATTGAAGGGATTGCTGTTTTGCCTTTAATAGGAAAAATGAATCGCGAGCGTTTTTCTCGGGTGTTAACGGTGACCACAGACGCCATTGTAAAAAAGAAGCTGAAACAAATTATCGTTGATTTATCGGGTCTGACCCATGTAGATGACGCCATCTTGGTCGATTTATCCACCTTGCAAAACGTGATACGATTACAAGGCGCGAACCTCGTGGTGACAGGCATTTCTCCAGAAATGATCCTGCATTCCCTGCAAACCAATGAATTGTTATATATGACGTTGCACACAGAAAAATCTGTTCAAGATGTCATCAGCAAATATGTTGTTTGGAAGGATACAAAATAA